The Glycine soja cultivar W05 chromosome 3, ASM419377v2, whole genome shotgun sequence genome window below encodes:
- the LOC114404844 gene encoding cationic peroxidase 1-like — protein MSATFPEFKLRICLLLCIIGTGFADSANDLRPDFYKSQCPQALEAIKAEITSAVRKEPAMGLVFFRLHFIDCVVQGCDASNLLKDTANFTGEQSAIPSLDSRNGTDIIEKIKARVEKLCPGVVSCADIVAFAARDSVVAGWK, from the exons ATGTCTGCAACTTTTCCTGAATTCAAACTCAGGATTTGTTTGCTCTTATGTATAATTGGGACAGGTTTTGCTGATTCTGCTAATGATTTACGCCCAGACTTTTATAAGTCACAATGTCCCCAAGCACTTGAAGCCATTAAGGCAGAAATAACCTCTGCTGTGAGGAAAGAACCTGCAATGGGTTTAGTCTTCTTCCGTCTTCATTTCATTGATTGCGTTGTCCAA GGATGTGATGCATCAAACTTGTTAAAAGACACAGCAAATTTCACGGGCGAACAAAGTGCCATTCCTAGTCTTGATTCTAGAAATGGTACGGATATCATAGAGAAGATAAAAGCTAGAGTGGAGAAACTGTGCCCTGGTGTTGTCTCTTGCGCTGACATTGTAGCTTTTGCtgcgagagattccgttgttgca GGATGGAAGTAG